A portion of the Streptomyces sp. YPW6 genome contains these proteins:
- a CDS encoding GAF domain-containing protein, producing the protein MTDPWVALAADADPGEQSGALRRAHDVFTSAGRLERPVRPVVGASWRRSARARVSPDEAPVVELGPDELGPYRAAHPLARAMPVIRELMGAYATDGEHLLAVCDAHGRLLWVEGHTAARRAAGLMNFVEGARWAESVAGTNAPGTAIALDRPVQVFAAEHFLRPVQQWTCAAAPLHDPRTGRVLGAVDITGGDRLAHPHSLAFVQAVARAAESHLALLTPSPGSDADTVRLSALGRDEALLAGRGRHLRLSRRHSEILVALARRPEGLSGEELLVELYEDESVTPVTLRAELSRLRRLLGPDLLDSRPYRLAVAVDADFDTVTRRLGSGAVAAALDAYAGPLLPGSAAPAVVRLRRRIEEQLRAALIARGDPGLLADWAYRPWGEEDLPVWRALAGAVPASQRPALQARVRALDAEQRG; encoded by the coding sequence TTGACGGATCCCTGGGTGGCCCTGGCGGCGGACGCCGATCCCGGTGAACAGAGCGGTGCGCTGCGCCGGGCCCACGATGTGTTCACCTCGGCGGGGAGGCTGGAGCGGCCGGTGCGACCGGTGGTCGGCGCGTCCTGGCGGCGCTCGGCGCGGGCGAGGGTCAGCCCGGACGAGGCCCCCGTCGTGGAGCTCGGCCCGGACGAGCTGGGCCCCTACCGGGCGGCTCACCCGCTGGCCCGGGCGATGCCTGTGATCCGTGAACTGATGGGTGCGTACGCCACGGACGGGGAACATCTGCTGGCCGTGTGCGACGCCCACGGCCGCCTCCTGTGGGTCGAGGGCCACACGGCGGCGCGCCGGGCGGCCGGCCTGATGAACTTCGTGGAGGGCGCCCGCTGGGCCGAGTCCGTGGCGGGGACGAACGCGCCGGGGACGGCCATCGCACTGGACCGCCCGGTCCAGGTCTTCGCGGCCGAGCACTTCCTGCGGCCGGTCCAGCAGTGGACCTGTGCGGCGGCGCCCTTGCACGATCCCCGTACGGGCCGGGTGCTGGGAGCCGTGGACATCACCGGCGGGGACCGGCTCGCCCATCCGCACAGTCTGGCCTTCGTCCAGGCGGTGGCCCGGGCCGCCGAGTCCCACCTCGCGCTGCTGACGCCGTCACCCGGGTCCGACGCCGACACGGTTCGGCTGAGTGCGCTGGGCCGGGACGAGGCGCTGTTGGCGGGGCGCGGGCGGCACCTGCGGCTCAGTCGGCGGCACAGCGAGATCCTGGTCGCCCTGGCCCGTAGACCGGAGGGGCTGAGCGGGGAGGAGCTGCTGGTCGAGCTGTACGAGGACGAGTCGGTGACCCCGGTGACCCTGCGGGCGGAGCTCTCCCGGCTCCGGCGGTTGCTGGGACCCGATCTGCTGGACTCACGCCCGTACCGGCTGGCGGTCGCGGTGGACGCCGATTTCGACACGGTGACGCGTCGGCTGGGTTCGGGCGCGGTGGCGGCGGCGCTGGACGCGTACGCGGGGCCGCTGCTGCCGGGTTCCGCGGCCCCCGCGGTCGTCCGCCTGCGGCGGCGGATCGAGGAGCAGTTGCGGGCCGCGCTGATCGCCCGGGGCGATCCGGGGCTGCTCGCCGACTGGGCGTACCGCCCGTGGGGCGAGGAGGACCTGCCGGTATGGCGCGCGCTGGCCGGGGCGGTTCCGGCGAGCCAGCGGCCGGCGTTGCAGGCCAGGGTCCGGGCGCTCGACGCCGAGCAGCGCGGCTGA
- a CDS encoding N-acetylmuramoyl-L-alanine amidase — MHRRRIIRYAAATLGAAAVLPSSVRAVAAPQGPTDYATALWVPAAPANYTVPSRPSERRIDRVVIHVAQQLFTPTTRIFGAPSKQVSAHYVVRSGDGHVAQCVREKDIAWHAGNWNWNTRSIGIEHEGWVDRQEFFTDIMYLRSAVLTADICDRHGIPRDREHIVGHHEVPGSDHTDPGVHWDWERYLRLVRGAA; from the coding sequence TTGCACCGCAGAAGGATCATCCGGTACGCCGCCGCCACGTTGGGTGCGGCGGCGGTCCTGCCGTCGTCGGTCCGGGCCGTGGCCGCACCCCAGGGCCCCACCGACTACGCCACGGCCCTGTGGGTTCCGGCCGCTCCCGCGAACTACACCGTCCCCTCCCGTCCTTCCGAGCGCAGGATCGACCGTGTCGTCATCCATGTGGCCCAGCAGTTGTTCACGCCGACCACACGTATCTTCGGCGCCCCCTCCAAGCAGGTCTCGGCGCACTACGTGGTGCGGTCCGGCGACGGCCATGTCGCCCAGTGCGTACGGGAGAAGGACATTGCCTGGCACGCGGGCAACTGGAACTGGAACACCCGGAGCATCGGGATCGAGCACGAAGGGTGGGTGGACCGCCAGGAGTTCTTCACGGACATCATGTACCTGCGGTCCGCCGTGCTCACCGCCGACATCTGCGACCGCCACGGCATCCCCAGGGACCGGGAGCACATCGTCGGCCACCACGAGGTGCCGGGCAGCGACCACACCGACCCCGGCGTCCACTGGGACTGGGAGCGCTACCTCCGGCTCGTCCGCGGCGCCGCCTGA